The DNA sequence ATGTCTGTTATGTTATACTacttttttgcttttgtccTCATAATAGTATAAAGCTCAAGAAATTTAAGTGGAATGTGATATAATGAGAGTTGATGCCAAAATCTAGAGTCTTTGCCTCATCTCAATGAACATCaacaaatagagaaaaaatgtgATCAACTGACAATACCCAATGATGGTACTGATGTTTGGGAAATCGATCCTCAACTTCtgaaattcaattccaaagcAGCTACATGattatattgttaatttataagttttatGAATGCCATTTTTTAAGCTCAGAGGCTTATGAAGTGAAAGAAGCATAATTTCTCATCTAATTGGAAAATGCTTAGTCTTCCTCAATATATTCGATCTCATCCTCTTCCTTTCAACTTGGTATATATTTTGCCATTTAGGTATAATATTCGACATATTGTGTATCTTGCGGAAAGTACAAAAATAGAGCTCTAGACAtcttatatactcccttcatcccaaCTTAATTGTCACTATTGGAGTGAACACGGGTagtaaaaaatgtaaagaaaagttggttgaaaaaattagtggaatgtgaaacccatttttttatattagtattagtattataataaaatgtgagtagtgtgagttagtggaatgtgagacctatttatcatttatggtaaaagtgaagtgttaCAATtaagttgggacggagggagtatgtcttttaattaattaatctgtgtacaacaataaaaaattgcaaaaaacaCAAAAGTATGTATTTTGGAAGGCACATATGTGAGAACTAATTGGCGATGGCCTAAGTCTAAAAAGCCCAATACCTACTAACCCGCGGGCCCCATAGGGTTTGACCCTCCCTCCAAAGCTGGTCTCTCGGTCTCTAATAAACGTTGTGATATTTTGTACTCTAGAGAATAAAGCtaagacaaaaataaaatagagatgaatgtatttttttaataatagatGATTTTGGTTAGGGCAAAAGAAAGTGGGTTAGTTTCGTTGGGACATAGGGGTAtattttagttcatatttaatagtttatcaaaaaattaacGTTCAACTGTGTTTTAAAgtccaaaattggtcctatcatttgcataaaaatacTATTTGGTCCTATACATTTTAAGTGTATTAACTTTTCATTCTAGACaatatgtttggttcatatttcattcatcAATCAGGTAAAAACACCATTAactattagtaattttttacaCATAATGTATGTTTAACACATGGTATTGTATGTCTCAACAGTATCTAGTCTGCAACATGAAAATGTGGTTAACCCAATTGGTTATTGTTTGAATGGTGGCCGGCAGTTGTTGGTGTATGGGTTTTCCGCACGAAGGTCCCTACATGATATTCTTCGtggtttgttatttttttaaaaaaaattattatctgGTGAAATAGTATTCAAAACAACGAGTTTGAAGACAAATCCTTTCTTGCATGGGGTTTCCATAACATGCATTTTTCTAGCTTCCTCAAGTGTagtacttatatatatacacgtaACATGTTTACTCTATCGACTAGGAGAAGGAGATATGGATGGCTTATCTTGGAACCAAAGAATCAATATTGCTGTTGGGATTGCAAGAATTATGCTACATTCATGAAAAACATTTGATTCATCGTGACTTAAGATCCAgcaatgtttttctttttgacgATGAAACTGCAAAGATAACTTGGGTTGAGTATCATCCTATTGTCAAGAGTTGTTATGATGCTCCAGAGTAGGTTTATTTCtgtagttttatttaatgatgagtttgaatttgtagTAATAGGTGCTATTTTGAATTGTAGATGGCCTCAGTGCACTCAAAAAAGTAATGTTTTTAGCTTTGGTGTGATTCTCCTTGAGCTCTTGACAATTGATCCCAAAAGGCATCCGATGAGCCACATTCATACATGGGTATGCAGCAACTTGTCTATCAACGTGTCTTTGTTTCATGTTTATGTGTTTGATAACTTTGAAAGTAATATGATACCATGCATTACCACAGCTCTGTTCAGGCAAGGTACACGAGGTTGTGGTTGCTAGATTAAAAGGAGACTGCCCTCCAAAGGAAGTTGAAAAGGTAGATTGATAACTAGTTTGGCTAATAGATAAGTCTCTTGAATTTGATTTCATGATTATGATGATGAGATGATGATGATCTATTTAAAACAGACGAGTCGAGTTGCTGCACTGTGCCTTCTATTTGAACAAGATCATCGTGTGGACATGCACATAGTTGTAAAAGCTCTCATGAAGTTCCTTCCCGAAACCAAATCACAACACTCTCAGAGTTGAAAGTAGTTGTGGTATGCATGAAAGCAAgggagatgaagaaagatggAAGCCAAAATGAAAGAGATAACTTCATACATGCTTGTgtaaaatttgtatattatttcatttcattggatttaattatttgaaatcttttcaaatttgtttgttatttgtCGTTTCTTGCGTAGGCTGAAATGTTAGTATTTTGGTGTTAGTTATGAAGGCTGAAATGTTGTTGTTTGTTAGTGTCGAAATCTTACAATTTTATGTGTTATTAtatgatgaaaataaattgtatttAATGCAAACAGTTTTTTTATGCGATCTGTGGAAATCGTCCATGCaatccattaattttattgcttaCTAATATTGCTATGTGCATTAACATGCCACGTGGAAGACAGACATGACAGCATGTGATCGAaagaatattagtattttaattttagttattttttaaatacatCTCATTATACATGTATTCGttattatattcaaaattagatttgagaaaaaaaaaaaagaaaagtattaATAGAAACAGATTGCAATATATAAGGTGAAAGTTTTGCTAAATTTGATTTGCCCAATCTTAAACCCATACGGTGTGCTAAAATATGGAAGAGAAAGTTCACTGAAGCCATTAAGAAAGAGAGGAGAAacgaagagaagaaaaaggggACAGAGGTGGAGTAAAGAAGATTATTACATggattcttttttattattttttagttatttaaatcaaaattacaatttccacataaactttaatttgcaaactaagttttaatttggagaaaaaCTAGAAAACTTTAAAGTTTATGTATTtgtattcataaaataaagtttggggaaatatcataaaactatgaaagttcatgtatttacATTGCAAATAACCctttaagaaataattaaaatattcaattatatttcttttttcttactttattcctatcttactttattcattttttctattttaaaacatCCAATAATCTTTTTGTAACACCCCAACTTTTCCTATCTTTTTAGTTGAACTCGAAAGGACGTCAAATGGGTAGCcgaaaagttttattttaacttcATTTCTTTTCACCGATTAAAAGAGTACTGAACGCTTAAGATCGATAAAGAGTAATCATAATATCTGTTTAGTTTTAGCATAACACTAAAGTCTTGACTGTCAAAATTTGTGAAAGGAATTTAAATCTAAGAAATAAAgcataatgtaaataaaaagatttatttctaaaatcataGTGGGCTTAACATAAAGCCAACGTGGGCTCAATTAAAAGAAGGTACTTCAGTTTGGAGCCCACTATTGAAAAACccaaataactaaaatatttcttGGAGCCAAAGTATCCAACGCCAATCTCTCTTTACAAATCAGCCATTGCGCTCCATCTCCTGCTTGATTACACTCCACTTCCTGCTCCGATTCTGCCTCATGATATCCACGGTATACTCATTCCCATCATTCACAAACAgcaaatttagagagaaagcCGAGAGGGAAAGCTAAAACCACTATTCATTGGACCCTACGAAATTCTTGAGGAAATGGGCCCAGTGGCACATCGGTTAGCATTGCCACCAAGCTTTGGAAACGTGCACAATGTGTTCCACGTCTCTCAGCTTTGAAAGTATGTATTCGACCCGAAACACGTAATTCGCCATGAGGAGATAACCCTGAAACCAGACTTAAGCTACGAAGAGAAACCAAAAACGATCCTAGATCGAAAGGTGCAACAACTaagaaataaatcaatttcaaCATTAAAGGTTTTGTGGGGCCACCACGGACAAGAGGAGGCAACCTAggaattaaagagaaaatgagGGAGCAATACCCCGAACTATTTGTCTAGAAAGActaccaaatttcgggacgaaatttattttaaggggGGTAGAATGTGACAACCAAGGCTACTATCTTCTATTGTTGGTATTAATAATAGCTTAACTATAAATGTTTGTGAAttagtgtttattttaataatagcAGATCGCCTCCTTGATGttaaaagaattaatattTGAGATCTTAGTAGAGACGTGCAATAGACGTTGTGGGGTTACCATGAGTAAactaaaatacaataataaattatagtactccctctatcccactagaaatgaaacgttttcctttttgggttgtcccattaaaaatgaaacgtttcttaaaatagaaataactttatctctacttttctctctctcttactttactctctcttctttaacttacaaaacaacactacataaaatcatgtgccaaaaaacaaatgtttcatatttattgggacggagggagtataaaatttctaATAATGAGAATAACATATTAATAAACTAATCAAAATCAATGATAAATATGCGTAATCTATTTGGGCGGCTAAGGATGTgtacatatatttttcttacgCCTGAAGTTTGATGAGAGACAAATCTGTCAGAGAGCATTTAATGAGCATTTAATGAGTCTGCCAATAATCGATGTCCCCTAATCCTTCTAAGCTTTCTCTAACCTCTCCAACCATAGGATAAAAGTTTTTCACCTGACAGAAGGATAATTGTCTAAGGGAATAACATGAACTTTGTCAGTAACATTTAATGCTCCACCCCTTTTATAGCACCACTTGCAAGATTAGGAGGTATATAAAATACCAACTTTTATGACTCAACACTCATCACTTTCAACAAAATCTCACCAACACATATACACCTAcaagcaagaagaagaaaagtgaTAGAATATACACTGTCTTTTGAAAAAGGTAACAGCAGAAGCCCTTTTGTGTTTcccttaattatttcatcacACATAAGCATATAGTGATAGAAtttaacaaaaagaaaatacagtCTCCATAGTTCAGAAGCATAAAGTGATGAGATCTTAAACTTTAGAGCCTTtacaaaaaaatctaaaactaggtactccctccgtccacgaataagagtcccgttttttcattttggtccgtccacgaataagagtcccggttcataattactataaatggtaaagagaccccacattccactaactcattctactcacatatcatttaaaactaatatatacaagtgggactcctattccactaactttcttccacccactttttttaacatttcttaaaacccgcgccatttagaaatgagactcttaatcgtggacgaagggagtatatgtcTACGGGATGCCAATCTGCCGGAAATGGCTTCTCGGCAAACCGAAGACAACAAGAGCAGCCACAAATCCTCATAATTGGAGACGTACGAGTCCTCAAtctacataaaataataagatgaatattacaataattaaatctaagGGTATAAATCTTATAGAAAATCAAAGTGAGAGCATAAACTAATGAGTATCGTAGCCTTACTTAATGGAAGTCGGTAAACTGGTGTGGTGGTGGTTGCCAGTTGACCGGAGACAGCTGGACCGCTGAGGGAGAGAAGGACGGCGAAGCCGCCGCCTATGCATGCAcagtggcggcggcggcagaccagagagaggaagaggaggaggaggctaGGAGCTGCTCTTGGTGGGTAGATAGGGTTGTGATGAGGAAGATGAGGATTGGATATATACACATGTGGATCTACTAATTGATTTTGGgctactaatttattttccacttGGGCCGATTTAGTAAGAGATTTAAGTGAGAGCCCAACCTATTAATTAATGGTTGTAGTAAATTAAGTAGAGGCCCATTACCAATTGTTTTAGTAATCTAAGCTAGGATTAAATGAGGAATGCTAGTCGTTTACGAACATAAGAATTTTctatggaaaaaaataaaataaaaattgattaatactAAGAAAAACATTAGCCTATGTTTTAATTAAGATTccatagattttattttatgaataattacAGTTCAATCTTCTAGTCTAGTtgagttttaaataaattaaatcttcagattaaattttaagaatataatgTTGTAATCCAAaaccattaaataaaataatatgattttatatgcattatttAACTACTATAACCTTGAAGCTAAGTATAGTCCgatcttttcttttctcaaaaAAGGAAGGACTTAACACCGTGAAGCGAGGATTTAATAGCTAGAAACCTCGGAAGTCATACAAGGTGAACTTTCTTATCctacatactaatgtggataaaaataaaattattttcaaatgataGTTGCGAAAACTCGAACTCATGTTCGTTGTTCATTTTCAAATgatgttgtcttgccataaatgttttatgtgtgatgcctatctgtttggCTAAGGCCAAGGAAGTGAGTTGTGAATCGAATTCGTGTCCTGGTGAGGGTGGTGTCCCTACCCGGACTAGTGTACATAAAAGACCTATGGCCAAAGGGCAGGTCTGGTgaccgtggaaggtggccacctccccGGCTGGAGAAAGATGTAGGTGGTCGTGGAGAGCACCATCTCCACGGCACTTGGTGTTCAGATATGGCAAAAGTACAAAAAGAACTTAGACTGATCAGTCGAACTTTAGCTCACAAAGaacttagtaagctcgggccttttaagagaaaactctcgagtgttactgtgatggcatgacaacattttcaattttatgtatgtatatttcggcaatgtgttcactgagtattttatactcagccctgtatatatttctaaatgtgcaggttgagcagtgacAGTGGAGAATGCTGAGCAGAGTTatgattttccttttattttaagtaaagGCTCTCGGCGGTGCATGTCCCCATACATGTGACCGTGTTCATTCCGCTGCGTATTAAGATTCTAGTTAATCTCGATTGTTCTTATGTACTCTGACAATTATTTGTTGAAGAGTAAGATTTCCATTCAAGTTCTGGTGATTAAAAGTTTATTTGAAATTGTCTCCCCTTTATTTCTGAATGAGTATTGAGTCACTATTTATCCCCTTTCTATTCCCTTCTTATTTCCCATCCCTAGTCATGGTTTCCCGGCtttgctatccttagcaaagtgcggtcgtgacattttttttctccttcaatttttttaaaataagtctGCATAACATTATGAtgttagaaatttgggcttccacatgactaatttaatgtgtatgactatctttcagttgaccaattaaagtgatccaataaagattaaggtttgggctaaagtgtatttatttgttatggaaataagtgtagataccataaagtgattttctatttgatgagggaccgaatagaaaataaaggggtttatatttaatataaatataagctagggttatggtcgatatctctgtattctctcggcagactattgcaaagaatgtctctgatcgtctggaagatccatagccgctgCAAAGCAATTCCGCCGTTCAATTTGTCATAgatcaaggtacgcttccgctcTACAGTTTATCTCCTTTTCCGTCGTTctcggttaatcatcatagagagctttatgtaattgttcattcaattCTTACAACAAGTGGTATTAGAGCCACTCTATTGATGATTCTCTGAGAATTGGGAAAAGGAAATTAGGTTTATTTTTTCTGCTCGTAATCTGGAATTCAAGAATTTAAGTTCTTGATTTTATAACTTGTGAAGAATTTCCAATTCCTAAAATAAAGtgtgaatttattattatgcGTGAATATTTCATGAATATTTGGTACatgattttgtgtttatttgtGTCAATATGTATCtttcatgaattttgatttcGGTGATTTCAGAGCTTTGGTCTTGATAAGGAAATTCTTTATGAATATATGGTATTATATTGTTTACCGAAATAATTGTTTGGGTGAATTGAGAATAAGCCTTCACGCATGTCGAGACgttaatttcttttgttgaTGGATTGCGTTTTTTATTTCGGTTTATGTCTACGGTCATTTTCTTTATGAATTGGGAATGATTCAAGCATGATTGTTTTATGGAACTGGTAATTACGATGTGAATTGTGATTATGCACAATTTTGAATATTGCTTGATGGATTGAAAATTCCTTTCCTGCTTATCTGGTGTTCTATCTTATGTTATCTTATGGTTTTACATGGCGTATCAAAAGCAAGAACTACAAAATTCATGATTATATGTTTTCATTAATTCAGTTTCGGTAAAGAATTTTGCAAAGAATTAACCGTAAAGAATTTTGCAAAATGTATATTCTTGTTTGGCGATTAAGGTTTTCACGTTTGCATGTTTGGAGAATCCATAAAGTTTAGGATTtgtattttatggatttgtttGGTTGTTTAGATGTTGCTTTTGGTTGTTTATGTGTGATGGTTTCGTTCTGGGAACATCAAAATTCAgatattttgttgattttagtgaaaatcggatttggaaaaattatatgGAATCCCATTAGGAGTCAGCAATTTACGATTTGCTGGTGAGTTATAGGGCTGGCCGTCAGGTTTTAGCGACTTGCTGAGTTCGCAAGGTATGCGAACCCAGTGACTCATTGGCTAGCCACTATATTCCAGACAGTTGACAACGACTTGCTTGCAAGCGTTTGTATTcggtttttaaaaatttcaaattcaataatcTTGGTGCATCTCATGTTCCTTTATAgatgtgtgtattttaatgcggatattagtcggcccacaggaagattaatatttggcaTGAGATACACATATACCTTTAGTGATAAATACGTGACAATTATTCACTTTTCGTGTAAGTAATGTATGATGCCCATAGGTGGACATTGCTTAACATGATCTTATTGTCAGTGTTTGATCATTATAAAGAGAATATCACTTACAAATTCACATTACTGTCAAATGACTTATTGTGAATGCTGTGCTCGGTACCTCGATATGGTttactaatattcaaataGATTAGTCAAAATAAGACGTTGCAACAGTAACCTCTCTTGTCTAGACTTCTTTACTGCGAATGTTAGGACGgtaagtgtgtgtgtattttaatgcggatattagtcggcccacaggaagattaatatttggcaCGAGATACACACATACCTGTGGTGATAAATACGTGATGATTATCCAGTTTTTCGTGTGAGTAAATGTGATGCCCACAGGTGGACATTACTTGACATGATCTTATTGTCAGTGTTTGATTACTACAAAAGGTTACCACTTGCAAGTTCATATTACTGTCCACAGACTTGATTTGAATGTTGTGCTGGTACCTCGATATGCtaccattttatttgaattttatgatgtgAGCATGAcaattaatttggttttgttctcTATTCAATTGTGATGTCTGCTTCTGCAGTTTCTTCCAACATGAACAATATGTTAGTGTTGAATGGGTCAAATTTTAAGGATTGCAAAGATTATATTTGGATTGCTCTGGGTTGCATGGATCTAGATTACGCGCTAAGGATTGAGCAACCTACTTCTCCTACGGACTATAGTGCTTCTTATCAAAGGAGAAACTATGAGAAGTGGGAATACTCTAATCGTGTAAGTCTACTGATCATAAGGTGTAGCATCCCAGAAGCCTTTCGAGGCACTGCATCAAAGTATATCACTATGGCCAGTGAATACCTTGCCAAAATTAAGGAACGTTTTGCGAAAAACGATAAGGTTGAGACAAGCATGCTTGATCTCAATAAAGTATATATGGGCAAGGGCAACATAAGGGAGCACATTATGAAAATATCTCACGTTGCTTCACTTAAGCTTGAATTCTAAAGACTTGTTTGCGCATTTGGTGTTGCACATCTGGTCAGTAtctcaagaaataaagtaaagggcattaagaaaaaatgtattgaGAATGCTGCTATGGATAAGGGTTTatcacaaaagaaacaactatcatgttgtttcttttgtggtaaacatggatataaaaagaagaattgtAAATATCACGCATGACGTGCAAAGGAAGTTACAATTCTTGTTTTGGTCAGTTCTAAAGTTAATTTGGATTTAGTCCCTAATGATATTTAGTGGGTAGATTCTGGTGCTACTACTCATATAAGGTTATCAGTGCAAGGCTGTTTGAGCTACCGAAAGTCAATTGATGGTGAAAGATACATCTAGTTGGAACATGACAAATCGGTGGAAGTAGAGACTATTGAGAATTATAGATTGTTATTAAAGACTGGAATTATTTTGTCTTTGAAGGATACTTTATTGTAATGTCTTTTAGACAAAATTTGGTTCTATTTCTGCTTGGACAAATTTGGTTTCTCTTGTTCAttcagaaatagtaaagttcTTCCTTCAAATAATTCTAGTATTGTGGGCACTGTTTCCTTAAGTGCATATAACAATCTTTATATGCTCAATTATGTTACTTCATATTCAGAAGCTTACATGTTGAATCAAAAGGGActaagcaaattaaataattagaatttggttaatttattacacaagTGTTTTGGttatatctcaaaataaaggatTGTGAGACTTGTGTCATATGTTGTATTGAATACACTTATCTTTTCAGAACGTGATTTGTGTGTTTAATGTATCGAAGGAAAGCATACCAAACTTAAGAAATTAGGTGCCAATAGAGCTATACATTTTAGAATTGATATATACGGACATTTGTGGTTCATTCACTTCGGTTTCTTGGAAtgatcaataatattttatatcattcacaaatgaatattcttgttttgggcacctacatttaatctattaaaaGTCTGAGGCTTTAgacaagttcaaaatattcagGGCTGATGTTGAGCTCCAACTCAACAAAGGCATTAAGAAAGTCAAATCTGACCGTGGTGGCGAATACTACGACAGAAATGACTGCTCAGGTGAACAATGTCAAAGACATTTTGCCTTCTATTTGGAAGAGTGTGGGATCGTCCTTTTGTACACCATGTCGGGATCGCCTAGCATGAGTGATGTAGCTAAAAGACgaaataaaactcttaaaGATATGTGAAGGAAtatgatttatcattcttCCTTGTCGCATTCGCTTTAGGGAGAGGCATTAAAGACTGTAGCATACATTCTCACTTTGGTCTTCCAGAAAAATTTAGgggtttttaaatttgagtatagtactattttggtccTTTACATATGgccgattttttattttggtccagaacatttacttttcaaaaagtaagtccgaaacaaatgaaaaatgatatcGTTTGCATCCTTTTTTGACGGCACCGTCAA is a window from the Salvia hispanica cultivar TCC Black 2014 chromosome 1, UniMelb_Shisp_WGS_1.0, whole genome shotgun sequence genome containing:
- the LOC125200378 gene encoding pto-interacting protein 1-like: MAYLGTKESILLLGLQELCYIHEKHLIHRDLRSSNVFLFDDETAKITWVEYHPIVKSCYDAPEWPQCTQKSNVFSFGVILLELLTIDPKRHPMSHIHTWLCSGKVHEVVVARLKGDCPPKEVEKTSRVAALCLLFEQDHRVDMHIVVKALMKFLPETKSQHSQS